Proteins encoded together in one Cicer arietinum cultivar CDC Frontier isolate Library 1 chromosome 4, Cicar.CDCFrontier_v2.0, whole genome shotgun sequence window:
- the LOC101513144 gene encoding sugar transport protein 4-like, whose translation MFYAPVLFKTLGFDNEASLMSAVITGGVNAIATFVSILTVDKFGRKILFIEGGIQMFICQIGVGGMNSAKFGLSGEGSLTKGEANLLLFLICAYVAAFAWSWGPLGWLVPSEICSLEARSAGQAINVGVNMLFTFFIAQIFLTLLCHLKFGLFFFFAGFVVIMTIFIALFLPETKNVPIEEMNRVWKSHWFWAKFISDEGVVGEVEHNIPH comes from the exons ATGTTTTACGCACCTGTCTTGTTCAAGACTTTGGGATTCGACAATGAAGCTTCCCTTATGTCGGCAGTCATCACTGGAGGCGTCAATGCAATTGCCACATTTGTTTCCATACTCACTGTAGACAAGTTTGGAAGAAAGATCTTGTTCATTGAAGGTGGCATCCAAATGTTTATTTGCCAG ATTGGTGTTGGAGGAATGAATTCTGCAAAGTTTGGACTAAGTGGTGAAGGCTCATTAACTAAAGGTGAAGCCAACCTTCTCTTATTTTTGATATGTGCATATGTTGCAGCTTTTGCCTGGTCTTGGGGTCCATTGGGTTGGTTGGTTCCTAGTGAAATATGTTCGCTTGAAGCTCGGTCTGCAGGTCAAGCtattaatgttggcgtgaacaTGTTATTTACATTTTTCATTGCACAAATCTTTCTCACATTGCTTTGCCATTTGAAGTTTggtcttttcttcttttttgccGGCTTTGTCGTTATTATGACAATCTTCATAGCCTTGTTCTTGCCTGAGACAAAGAACGTTCCTATTGAAGAAATGAATAGAGTGTGGAAGTCACATTGGTTTTGGGCTAAATTTATTTCTGATGAGGGTGTTGTCGGCGAAGTTGAACACAACATTCctcattaa